Proteins encoded in a region of the Photobacterium angustum genome:
- the rpsM gene encoding 30S ribosomal protein S13 — MARIAGINIPDQKHAVIALTAIYGIGKTRSQAILAETGIAEDVKISELTEEQIDLLRDGVAKYTVEGDLRREISMNIKRLMDLGCYRGLRHRRSLPLRGQRTKTNARTRKGPRKPIKK; from the coding sequence GTGGCCCGTATTGCAGGCATTAACATTCCTGATCAAAAGCATGCTGTTATCGCATTAACTGCGATCTACGGCATTGGTAAAACACGTTCTCAAGCTATTTTAGCTGAAACGGGTATTGCTGAAGATGTTAAGATCAGTGAACTAACTGAAGAGCAGATCGATCTACTGCGTGATGGTGTAGCTAAGTACACTGTAGAAGGTGATCTTCGTCGTGAAATTTCCATGAACATCAAGCGCCTAATGGATCTTGGTTGTTACCGTGGTCTTCGTCACCGTCGCAGTCTACCTCTACGTGGACAGCGTACTAAAACCAACGCTCGTACCCGTAAGGGTCCGCGCAAGCCGATCAAAAAATAG
- a CDS encoding STAS domain-containing protein: protein MFASSSSVIALALQDEFDAQRARELESEFDVLSQTERMELVIDMTQVQFIDSCGIGAIVFLYKRLKSRGRRLRLLNVNGQPRELMQMLRIDKVIPLITSAELT, encoded by the coding sequence ATGTTCGCATCGTCCAGTTCGGTTATCGCACTTGCTCTACAAGATGAATTTGATGCGCAAAGAGCAAGAGAGCTTGAAAGTGAATTTGATGTTCTCAGCCAAACCGAGCGTATGGAACTCGTCATTGATATGACACAAGTCCAATTTATCGATTCATGTGGTATTGGTGCCATTGTTTTTCTCTATAAACGCTTAAAAAGCCGAGGTCGTCGTTTACGTCTACTTAATGTTAACGGTCAACCTAGAGAGCTGATGCAAATGCTCAGGATTGATAAAGTGATCCCACTTATCACATCAGCAGAGTTAACCTAA
- a CDS encoding OmpA family protein, protein MKSPLLLLVALLLLLTGCSTFWPAQGEIPLPPPNQTQLHQLEHHQFELQLLATRGAKHCLPGQYIRLQNLYLKAREEALHGFERDAEITLLKYQTQNAVIQKQMDWLEYHTLCLDPNYSEVELKERFLLYMAVDNQFALNKTALLPDYQESLRYAAGIIKRQEHWHLQLIGYTDSQGNEQNNYVLGLERANTVKDFLVENGVDPNQISVLSVGETQAIADNTLTKQLNNRKVEAKVLVEHHAQSIHRVFDIKDWHAIRDGL, encoded by the coding sequence ATGAAATCGCCTTTATTGCTACTTGTCGCCTTATTATTACTACTGACAGGTTGCAGTACTTTTTGGCCTGCGCAGGGAGAAATTCCGCTTCCACCTCCAAATCAAACACAACTTCATCAACTCGAACATCATCAGTTTGAACTCCAATTACTTGCAACACGAGGCGCTAAACATTGCCTTCCTGGTCAATATATCCGATTACAAAATCTGTATTTAAAAGCGAGAGAAGAAGCTCTTCACGGTTTTGAGCGTGATGCTGAAATTACCCTTTTAAAATACCAAACCCAGAATGCCGTGATCCAAAAGCAAATGGATTGGTTGGAATACCACACACTATGTCTTGACCCAAATTATTCGGAAGTAGAACTCAAAGAACGTTTCTTATTATATATGGCTGTCGATAACCAGTTTGCGCTAAATAAAACAGCCTTGTTGCCTGATTATCAAGAATCACTCCGCTATGCGGCTGGAATTATTAAACGTCAAGAACACTGGCACTTGCAACTTATTGGCTATACCGATAGCCAAGGTAATGAACAGAATAACTATGTTCTTGGCTTAGAAAGAGCCAATACAGTTAAAGACTTCTTGGTTGAAAATGGCGTTGATCCTAATCAGATAAGTGTACTGAGTGTTGGGGAAACACAAGCCATTGCCGATAATACTCTCACAAAACAGCTTAATAACAGGAAAGTAGAAGCAAAAGTCTTGGTTGAACATCACGCTCAGTCTATTCATCGCGTATTTGATATTAAGGACTGGCATGCAATTCGAGATGGCTTATGA
- a CDS encoding response regulator: MINQILFKQTFCLNYENLKTIRHWLKSQSHKLNLNYELSQHMILVCNEYCVNLLAHQRLTASHVELKYGLRNNQARFEIIDNGSHWQAMKEKISSATLPEEPTCNKLGLALINTYFPDFKYFLTNHQNIIQFNLPQQKPKPQLLIVDDSPSQLALFATFLRHHYQLILFSKPSEALDWLAHSQCDMVITDLHMPNIDGFSFRDKVTKLKHCQSLPFIFISADNKDATLLEAARAGIDDYLTKPLNKEKLLTILKRVLKRHSTLASVFEKQLLAQMTPYQSEFPSQITLRDITIDIDQYPINQGDFLLYRKPEKEKPAMLILGDNMGHGPLAKANGIGWFGYIAGLLDAGIESPKEICEILNQQLIAAPNNRHLICLMIMIIDNNNTVHIYNAGMPAALQLSHDKSIHLEENMGLLGINTQLTIEPKLITLTKNVSLHCYSDGLINHPITIKQINRLTHYQAKERHKKIWQNPQRSTIDDKTLISIYR; the protein is encoded by the coding sequence ATGATCAATCAGATATTATTCAAACAGACTTTTTGCTTAAATTACGAAAACTTAAAAACAATCAGACACTGGCTAAAATCACAAAGCCATAAGCTCAATTTAAACTATGAGCTAAGTCAGCATATGATCCTAGTTTGTAATGAGTACTGTGTTAATTTACTTGCACATCAACGGTTAACCGCAAGCCACGTTGAATTAAAATATGGCTTACGTAATAATCAAGCACGATTTGAAATCATTGATAACGGCTCTCATTGGCAAGCAATGAAAGAAAAAATAAGCTCAGCAACATTACCTGAAGAGCCAACTTGCAATAAACTAGGGCTAGCCCTGATCAATACCTACTTCCCTGACTTTAAATATTTTCTGACCAACCACCAAAATATTATTCAATTCAACCTTCCACAACAAAAGCCAAAACCGCAGCTCCTTATTGTTGATGATAGCCCAAGTCAACTCGCACTCTTTGCAACCTTTCTTCGCCACCACTATCAACTCATTCTCTTCAGTAAGCCCAGTGAAGCTCTCGATTGGTTAGCGCATAGCCAATGTGACATGGTGATAACAGATTTACACATGCCCAATATAGATGGTTTCAGTTTTAGAGATAAAGTGACAAAGCTCAAACACTGCCAATCATTACCCTTTATCTTCATATCAGCAGACAACAAAGACGCCACACTTTTAGAAGCTGCAAGAGCAGGTATTGATGACTATTTAACAAAACCACTGAATAAAGAAAAATTACTTACAATCTTAAAACGAGTACTAAAGCGCCATAGCACGCTAGCCTCTGTTTTTGAAAAACAATTACTAGCACAAATGACACCTTATCAATCAGAATTTCCATCCCAAATTACACTTCGCGATATCACTATAGATATTGATCAATACCCAATAAATCAAGGCGATTTTTTACTATATCGAAAACCAGAGAAAGAAAAGCCTGCAATGCTAATCCTAGGAGATAATATGGGACATGGTCCATTAGCGAAAGCTAACGGTATAGGCTGGTTTGGTTATATTGCTGGTTTGCTTGATGCAGGTATAGAGAGTCCTAAAGAAATATGTGAAATACTCAATCAACAACTTATTGCTGCACCTAATAATCGTCATTTAATTTGCTTAATGATAATGATCATAGATAACAATAATACTGTACACATCTACAATGCTGGTATGCCAGCAGCACTCCAACTAAGTCATGATAAGAGCATACATCTAGAAGAAAATATGGGCTTATTAGGGATCAATACCCAATTAACCATAGAACCAAAACTCATTACACTAACCAAAAATGTCAGCCTTCATTGTTACAGCGATGGACTCATAAACCACCCAATAACAATCAAACAAATCAATCGATTAACACATTATCAAGCAAAAGAAAGGCATAAGAAAATCTGGCAAAACCCACAACGCTCAACCATTGATGATAAAACATTAATTAGCATATATAGATAA
- a CDS encoding sugar transferase, with protein sequence MMISWFILLILTIIIIYHHVIYSAVMVWYGQHLKRKAITVEPDSFPAIAILIPAYNEEAHINAKLANLLMLDYPAEKLFIFICCDGCSDATAKLCRQWERQFQRANIHFQLQISTSNKGKLARLNQLMTMAQPYAELVALSDVSALISIDALKQATHSFNDPKVGAITGNYLIYDGNTGEKQYWSWQNNMRFAESHLGSVIGGNGAFYIMRARLFQPLPHDTINDDFMLPMQVLKQGYNVIYNECINSIELDISSNEQTHQRRQRIGAGNLQQLIRCRFVFNLHQPGVKWLFASGKGLRTLMPFLFIMYLSITCYLAVHGSHLALWLTGLQVVGYGLAALPLLGVKNKLLDKLHYLIGSYLSSLIGMLRYIFGQFRHGWKKQPPLNTYQHSFTIILKRFFDILLSCIGLLVTLPLWPLIALLIRLDSKGDIFYRQVRVGQINDEHIMLFSMLKFRTMKPNAEAKSGAVWSQKNDPRITRIGCFLRDTRLDELPQFINVIKGDMSLIGPRPERPELCGNLQNALPFYLERTRGLRPGITGLAQVNQGYDSCIEDVKAKIAWDHAYAIALASPLQWLRMDCWILLKTAYIMVTRRGQ encoded by the coding sequence ATGATGATAAGTTGGTTTATCCTTTTAATTCTAACAATCATTATTATTTATCACCATGTTATCTATAGCGCTGTAATGGTGTGGTATGGACAACATTTAAAACGAAAAGCCATTACTGTAGAACCTGATAGTTTTCCAGCCATTGCGATCCTCATCCCTGCTTATAATGAAGAGGCGCATATTAACGCTAAACTAGCTAATTTATTAATGCTCGATTATCCCGCCGAAAAACTTTTTATCTTCATTTGTTGCGATGGTTGTAGCGATGCAACCGCAAAACTTTGTCGCCAATGGGAGAGGCAATTTCAACGAGCTAATATTCATTTTCAGTTGCAAATAAGCACCAGCAATAAAGGAAAGTTAGCGCGCCTTAATCAACTAATGACAATGGCACAACCTTATGCAGAACTGGTTGCATTAAGTGATGTATCTGCGCTTATCTCGATAGATGCCCTTAAACAAGCCACCCATAGTTTCAACGATCCTAAAGTTGGTGCAATCACTGGTAATTATCTTATTTATGACGGTAATACAGGTGAGAAGCAATACTGGTCTTGGCAAAATAATATGCGCTTTGCGGAATCACATTTAGGCAGTGTTATTGGTGGCAATGGTGCTTTTTATATTATGCGAGCTCGCTTATTTCAGCCATTGCCTCACGACACCATCAATGATGATTTTATGCTGCCGATGCAAGTACTTAAGCAAGGTTATAATGTTATTTATAATGAATGCATTAATAGTATTGAACTCGATATCAGTAGCAATGAACAAACCCATCAACGAAGACAACGTATTGGCGCCGGTAACTTACAACAACTGATCCGCTGCCGCTTTGTGTTTAACCTCCACCAGCCTGGGGTCAAATGGTTATTCGCTTCCGGTAAAGGTTTAAGGACCTTAATGCCTTTCCTTTTCATCATGTACCTAAGCATAACCTGTTATCTCGCTGTTCATGGATCACATCTCGCCCTATGGTTGACGGGATTACAAGTTGTTGGATATGGTCTTGCGGCACTACCTCTATTGGGTGTAAAAAATAAACTGTTAGATAAATTACATTATTTAATAGGCAGTTATCTGTCTTCTTTAATTGGTATGCTGCGCTATATCTTTGGACAATTTAGACATGGCTGGAAAAAACAACCGCCTCTCAATACTTATCAACATTCTTTTACAATTATCCTCAAACGCTTCTTCGATATTCTTCTTAGCTGTATCGGATTATTAGTCACACTCCCGTTATGGCCTCTGATTGCTTTACTTATACGATTAGATTCCAAAGGTGATATTTTTTATCGACAGGTACGAGTCGGGCAAATCAATGATGAACATATCATGTTGTTCTCCATGTTGAAATTTCGCACCATGAAACCTAACGCTGAAGCAAAAAGTGGCGCGGTATGGTCACAGAAAAATGACCCTCGCATCACACGTATAGGCTGTTTCTTAAGAGATACGCGGTTAGATGAACTGCCTCAATTTATTAATGTGATAAAGGGAGACATGTCATTAATAGGCCCCCGTCCTGAGCGCCCTGAACTATGTGGAAATTTGCAAAATGCATTGCCTTTCTACTTAGAACGCACTCGCGGTTTACGCCCTGGTATCACTGGGTTAGCACAAGTAAATCAAGGCTATGACAGCTGTATAGAGGACGTTAAAGCGAAGATCGCGTGGGATCATGCCTACGCGATCGCGTTAGCGTCACCATTACAATGGCTTAGAATGGACTGCTGGATATTGCTTAAAACAGCATACATTATGGTAACGAGACGTGGACAATAG
- the rplQ gene encoding 50S ribosomal protein L17, with protein MRHRKSGRQLNRNSSHRKAMFSNMASSLVRHELIKTTLPKAKELRRVIEPLITLAKTDSVANRRLAFARTRDNEVVAKLFNELGPRFAARPGGYTRIMKCGFRTGDKAPMAYIELLDRPAKEEAAAE; from the coding sequence ATGCGCCATCGTAAGAGTGGTCGTCAACTCAACCGCAACAGCAGTCATCGTAAAGCGATGTTCAGCAACATGGCTAGCTCTCTGGTACGTCACGAATTAATTAAGACTACCTTGCCTAAAGCAAAAGAGCTACGTCGCGTAATTGAGCCTTTGATTACCCTAGCTAAGACAGACAGTGTTGCTAACCGTCGTCTTGCATTCGCTCGTACTCGTGACAACGAAGTTGTTGCGAAACTATTTAACGAACTAGGTCCACGCTTTGCTGCGCGTCCTGGTGGTTACACTCGTATCATGAAGTGCGGTTTCCGTACTGGTGATAAAGCTCCTATGGCTTACATCGAGTTATTAGACCGTCCTGCAAAGGAAGAAGCTGCTGCTGAATAA
- the rpsK gene encoding 30S ribosomal protein S11 — MAKQPTRARKRVRKQVADGVAHIHASFNNTIVTITDRQGNALSWATAGGSGFRGSRKSTPFAAQVAAERCGEMAKEYGVKNLEVMVKGPGPGRESTIRALNAAGFRITNIVDATPIPHNGCRPPKKRRV; from the coding sequence ATGGCAAAACAACCAACTCGCGCTCGTAAGCGCGTACGCAAGCAAGTAGCTGATGGCGTTGCGCACATCCATGCTTCTTTCAATAACACAATCGTAACCATTACTGACCGTCAAGGTAACGCTCTATCTTGGGCTACTGCAGGTGGTTCAGGTTTCCGTGGTTCTCGTAAATCTACTCCGTTCGCTGCACAGGTTGCTGCTGAGCGTTGTGGTGAAATGGCCAAAGAATATGGCGTTAAGAACCTAGAAGTTATGGTTAAGGGCCCTGGTCCTGGTCGTGAGTCTACAATCCGTGCTTTAAACGCAGCGGGTTTCCGTATCACTAACATTGTTGATGCGACTCCGATCCCTCATAACGGTTGTCGTCCACCTAAGAAACGTCGCGTATAA
- a CDS encoding DNA-directed RNA polymerase subunit alpha: MQGSVTEFLKPRLVDIEQVSTTHAKVTLEPLERGFGHTLGNALRRILLSSMPGCAVTEVEIDGVLHEYSTKEGVQEDILEILLNLKGLAVKVEGKDEVILTLNKSGAGPVVAGDITHDGDVEIANPEHVICHITDDNAELSMRIKVERGRGYVPASARIHTEEDERPIGRLLVDATYSPVDRIAYAVEAARVEQRTDLDKLVIDMETNGTLDPEEAIRRAATILAEQLDAFVDLRDVRVPEEKEEKPEFDPILLRPVDDLELTVRSANCLKAEAIHYIGDLVQRTEVELLKTPNLGKKSLTEIKDVLASRGLSLGMRLENWPPASIAED; this comes from the coding sequence ATGCAGGGTTCTGTAACAGAATTTCTTAAGCCGCGTCTTGTTGACATCGAACAAGTTAGCACGACACACGCAAAAGTAACTCTAGAGCCATTAGAGCGTGGTTTTGGCCACACTTTAGGAAACGCTCTTCGTCGTATTTTATTATCTTCTATGCCAGGTTGTGCTGTAACAGAAGTTGAAATCGACGGTGTGTTACATGAGTACAGCACCAAAGAAGGCGTTCAGGAGGATATCCTTGAAATTCTTCTAAACCTTAAAGGTCTAGCCGTTAAGGTTGAGGGTAAAGATGAAGTTATTCTTACTCTGAACAAATCTGGTGCAGGCCCTGTTGTTGCAGGTGACATCACCCATGATGGTGATGTTGAGATTGCGAACCCAGAGCACGTAATCTGCCATATTACTGATGACAATGCTGAATTAAGCATGCGCATCAAGGTAGAACGTGGTCGCGGCTACGTACCAGCATCAGCTCGTATTCACACTGAAGAAGATGAGCGTCCAATTGGTCGTCTGTTAGTAGATGCTACTTACAGCCCAGTGGACCGTATTGCTTACGCTGTTGAAGCAGCTCGCGTCGAACAACGCACTGACTTAGACAAGCTAGTAATCGATATGGAGACTAATGGTACTCTTGATCCTGAGGAAGCTATCCGTCGTGCAGCAACTATTCTTGCTGAACAATTGGATGCATTCGTAGATCTTCGAGATGTACGTGTTCCTGAAGAGAAAGAAGAGAAGCCGGAGTTCGATCCGATCCTACTGCGTCCTGTAGACGATCTTGAACTAACTGTTCGCTCTGCTAACTGTCTAAAAGCAGAAGCGATCCACTACATCGGTGATCTTGTTCAGCGTACTGAGGTTGAGCTTCTTAAAACGCCAAACCTTGGTAAGAAGTCTTTGACAGAAATCAAAGATGTATTGGCATCTCGTGGTCTATCTCTAGGTATGCGCCTAGAAAATTGGCCGCCAGCTTCAATCGCTGAAGATTAA
- a CDS encoding glycosyltransferase family 4 protein: MLYVMLDSSGFGGIESHVLQLSLLLKDKKIPFKVVFISKAFNHPLYRLLEQNQIEYFTAASFVHFSLLVQSHDILHAHGYKSSLWARCLKLLRRCKVLTSFHAGEFLIGRLAFYEWLNRSTSFLSTNFAVSDEIKSKVPFQCYVLNNFIHSIPSFVLRSRHTILQVGFVGRLCHVKGIDRYLQLSNQCPTIKFHVFGDGEESNLLGSYPNIKWHGAVEDMSSHWNKIDLLLISSRAEGLPMAALEAMAYGIPVIGTKVGDLPLLVDTRWLVDEFDWSKLVWYILCFDSMTNKEWQACSKYSYIQIVTKFSGKQRWKILANAYGIEQ; encoded by the coding sequence ATGCTCTATGTGATGCTTGATAGTTCAGGGTTTGGAGGGATTGAAAGTCATGTACTACAGCTTTCATTACTTCTTAAAGATAAGAAAATTCCGTTTAAAGTCGTTTTTATCTCTAAAGCATTTAATCACCCGCTTTATCGTTTATTAGAACAAAACCAAATTGAATACTTTACCGCAGCGAGTTTTGTCCATTTTTCATTGCTAGTTCAGTCTCATGATATTTTGCATGCTCATGGATATAAATCTTCACTATGGGCGCGATGTTTAAAGCTGCTACGGAGATGTAAGGTACTTACCAGTTTTCACGCAGGTGAGTTTTTAATTGGACGTTTAGCTTTTTATGAGTGGCTTAATCGTTCGACTAGTTTTTTATCGACGAATTTTGCTGTAAGTGACGAGATTAAATCGAAAGTGCCTTTTCAGTGTTACGTCCTAAATAACTTTATTCATTCTATTCCTTCCTTTGTTTTGCGTAGCCGACATACGATTTTGCAAGTCGGTTTTGTTGGACGACTGTGTCATGTCAAAGGCATTGACCGTTATCTACAACTTTCTAACCAATGTCCAACCATTAAATTCCATGTTTTTGGTGATGGTGAAGAATCTAATTTATTGGGGAGTTATCCCAATATTAAATGGCATGGTGCCGTAGAAGATATGTCATCGCACTGGAATAAAATTGATTTATTGCTTATCTCTTCTCGCGCAGAAGGACTACCAATGGCAGCTTTAGAGGCGATGGCATATGGCATTCCTGTTATAGGAACCAAAGTGGGTGATTTACCTTTACTTGTTGATACGAGATGGCTTGTTGATGAGTTCGATTGGTCAAAGTTAGTCTGGTATATCCTATGTTTTGATTCTATGACTAACAAAGAGTGGCAAGCGTGCTCTAAATATAGTTACATTCAAATTGTAACTAAATTTAGTGGAAAACAACGCTGGAAGATACTTGCTAACGCCTATGGAATTGAGCAGTAA
- a CDS encoding SLBB domain-containing protein, translating into MIRVFCLLILFICFPLQADNTITLTAGDRIYLFVPGEKAFSDDFTIDDNGKIQLPEVGTVSIAGLTIKDAEQKIKQKLSSIYLNLDDFKLTLKEQLIRIHVLGYVETPGTVSLKPDSNIQLALAAVGGARPGAQLDKFSITHNGISQPFNYKKYLDTGDISNLPTLTNGDTLFVPVSPLLGNIEVDFDAATIQNTGDSNKNSGLTLFGEVRNPGTFSYKPEMNVVDALMRADGVTRYADVTKIRVVTDNKPYIFDLKTFLDTGDTQHLPPIKEGTTIFAPIEIDDISTTARTVFVMGEVKAAGAYEIGKKTKFIDVLANAGGPTRFADTTQIKILSETEAPMTINLVEYTKSPHTYDIPLMKTGDVVFVPEKATVSEKSWLKITEDRSIKIIGAVNVPGRYEWSPAMDFMDLLAHAEGPTKRANLSNIRLILENENLDNGHDVSFFNLQNFMKEGSPKRLLPHLSAGMTIIVDELPDDPSDNKASWLRQSPKDSIYIFGSVGAPGRYAFNDEQGFLDILSAADGPNSDADLQDVLITHRNGKRTIVSHLDLANYFETGNENLLPTVLPGDVIYVPQTTQTKDDKTVMVIGSVKGPGRFKWNKKLTFLEIFALAGGPLESANLSSIRIIKKNKNDPNSIIYFNLEKFIDRGGNFAALPTIRAGDTIMVDELPHDPSDNKSTWIRQNADESIYVFGAINAPGRYAFNSELGFLDILSAADGPNKDANLQQIKISHRNGTHANVTTLNLTLYFETGDESLLPKVVPGDVIYIPQRDGNWLDKPANRVVRLMGEVKKPGRYSFNSQMSLLDLLAEAGGPTDKAYIDKIMIVNSSCCGDKSQTFSLRDYIKYPSETPIPMLRPGDTVYVPNEDDSTSTLLRQGLQDAFSFVTTLLVIGAAL; encoded by the coding sequence ATGATCCGTGTCTTCTGCCTACTCATTCTCTTTATATGCTTCCCTTTACAAGCAGACAATACAATTACGCTAACAGCAGGCGATCGTATTTACCTATTTGTGCCTGGCGAAAAAGCATTCAGTGACGATTTCACTATTGATGATAACGGAAAAATTCAACTCCCAGAGGTAGGTACTGTATCCATCGCAGGACTCACGATCAAAGATGCTGAACAAAAAATAAAGCAAAAGCTATCGTCTATCTACCTTAACCTTGATGACTTTAAGCTTACCTTAAAAGAACAACTCATCCGTATTCATGTACTTGGCTATGTTGAAACTCCAGGTACTGTTTCACTTAAACCCGATAGTAATATTCAATTAGCGCTTGCTGCTGTTGGCGGCGCAAGACCAGGTGCACAGTTAGACAAGTTCTCTATCACCCATAATGGTATATCCCAACCTTTTAATTATAAAAAGTATTTAGATACTGGTGATATCTCGAATCTACCGACCTTAACCAATGGCGATACCCTCTTCGTCCCCGTCTCTCCACTGCTCGGCAATATTGAAGTTGATTTTGATGCCGCAACGATTCAAAACACAGGTGATTCAAACAAAAACAGTGGATTAACATTATTTGGTGAAGTCCGAAATCCGGGCACATTCAGCTATAAGCCAGAAATGAATGTGGTTGATGCACTCATGCGTGCAGATGGTGTGACACGCTATGCCGATGTTACAAAAATTCGAGTGGTTACCGATAATAAACCTTATATCTTTGATCTAAAAACCTTCTTAGATACAGGTGACACCCAACACCTTCCTCCTATAAAAGAGGGAACCACAATTTTCGCACCGATTGAAATTGATGACATCAGTACAACAGCAAGAACAGTGTTTGTCATGGGGGAAGTGAAAGCTGCAGGCGCATACGAAATAGGAAAAAAAACAAAATTTATTGATGTACTCGCCAATGCCGGAGGACCTACCCGTTTCGCTGATACCACTCAGATAAAAATACTTAGCGAAACAGAAGCTCCAATGACAATAAACTTAGTCGAATATACCAAGTCACCGCATACTTATGATATTCCACTGATGAAAACTGGCGATGTTGTTTTTGTCCCAGAGAAAGCAACTGTTAGTGAAAAGTCATGGCTTAAAATAACAGAAGACCGCTCAATTAAAATCATCGGTGCCGTCAACGTACCGGGACGCTATGAATGGAGTCCCGCAATGGACTTTATGGATTTACTAGCCCATGCCGAAGGTCCAACAAAACGAGCCAACTTAAGTAATATTCGATTAATATTAGAAAATGAAAATCTCGATAATGGACATGATGTATCTTTCTTTAACCTTCAAAACTTCATGAAAGAAGGAAGCCCCAAAAGATTACTACCGCACTTGTCCGCAGGAATGACAATCATTGTCGATGAACTCCCTGATGATCCCAGTGATAATAAGGCAAGCTGGTTACGCCAATCACCGAAAGACTCAATTTATATATTTGGTTCTGTTGGAGCCCCTGGACGATATGCGTTTAACGATGAGCAGGGATTTCTTGATATTCTCTCAGCCGCTGATGGTCCAAATAGTGATGCTGATTTACAAGATGTTCTCATCACTCACCGTAATGGTAAAAGAACAATAGTTTCTCACCTTGACCTCGCTAATTACTTTGAAACTGGTAATGAGAACCTTCTTCCTACCGTACTTCCTGGCGATGTCATTTATGTGCCGCAAACAACTCAAACGAAAGACGATAAAACCGTCATGGTTATTGGATCAGTAAAAGGGCCTGGGCGATTTAAGTGGAACAAAAAACTCACTTTCTTAGAGATTTTTGCTCTTGCAGGCGGCCCATTAGAAAGCGCTAACTTAAGCAGTATTCGCATTATCAAGAAAAACAAAAACGATCCAAATAGTATTATTTATTTTAATTTAGAGAAATTCATCGATCGCGGCGGTAACTTTGCAGCACTCCCCACCATCAGAGCGGGAGATACCATTATGGTCGATGAGCTGCCGCATGATCCCAGTGATAATAAATCAACATGGATACGACAAAATGCAGATGAATCTATTTATGTCTTTGGGGCGATAAACGCGCCAGGTCGATATGCATTTAATAGTGAGTTAGGTTTTTTAGATATTCTTTCTGCAGCAGATGGCCCGAACAAAGATGCGAACTTACAGCAAATAAAAATCAGCCATCGTAACGGGACTCATGCCAATGTCACAACACTAAACCTTACTCTGTATTTTGAAACTGGCGATGAAAGCTTATTGCCTAAAGTCGTCCCTGGCGATGTTATTTATATTCCACAACGAGATGGAAATTGGTTAGATAAACCTGCAAATCGCGTTGTAAGACTCATGGGAGAAGTAAAAAAACCAGGACGTTACTCATTCAATAGTCAGATGTCTTTACTCGATTTATTAGCAGAAGCAGGCGGTCCAACAGATAAAGCTTATATAGATAAAATAATGATCGTCAATAGTTCATGTTGCGGAGATAAAAGCCAAACGTTCAGTCTACGGGACTACATAAAATATCCATCAGAAACACCGATCCCCATGCTTCGTCCAGGAGATACGGTATATGTACCCAATGAAGATGATTCAACAAGCACGCTATTAAGACAGGGTCTTCAAGACGCATTTAGTTTTGTAACGACCTTACTTGTAATAGGAGCTGCATTATGA
- the rpsD gene encoding 30S ribosomal protein S4: MARYLGPKLKLSRREGTDLFLKSGVRAIDTKCKIDNAPGQHGARRGRLSDYGVQLREKQKVRRTYGVLEKQFRNYYKTAARIKGNTGENLLQLLEGRLDNVVYRMGFGATRAEARQLVSHKAILVNGQVVNVPSFKVAANDVVSIREKAKNQARIKAALEVATQRELPTWVEVDSSKMEGTFKRLPERSDLSADINEHLIVELYSK, translated from the coding sequence ATGGCAAGATATTTGGGTCCTAAGCTAAAGCTTAGCCGTCGCGAAGGCACTGACTTATTCCTTAAGTCTGGTGTACGTGCGATTGATACCAAGTGTAAGATTGATAACGCGCCGGGCCAACATGGTGCTCGTCGTGGTCGTCTATCTGATTACGGCGTTCAGCTTCGTGAGAAGCAGAAAGTTCGTCGTACATATGGCGTACTAGAAAAACAATTCCGTAACTACTACAAGACAGCTGCCCGCATCAAGGGTAACACAGGTGAAAACCTGCTTCAGCTTCTTGAAGGTCGTCTAGATAACGTAGTTTACCGCATGGGCTTTGGTGCAACTCGCGCAGAAGCACGTCAGCTGGTAAGCCACAAAGCGATCCTAGTTAACGGTCAAGTCGTAAACGTTCCTTCTTTCAAGGTAGCGGCAAACGACGTTGTTAGCATTCGTGAGAAAGCTAAGAACCAAGCACGCATTAAAGCAGCTCTAGAAGTTGCTACACAGCGTGAACTACCGACTTGGGTCGAAGTAGACAGCAGCAAGATGGAAGGTACGTTTAAGCGTCTTCCAGAACGTTCTGATTTGTCTGCCGACATCAATGAACACCTGATCGTCGAGCTTTACTCTAAGTAA